The following proteins are encoded in a genomic region of Armatimonadota bacterium:
- a CDS encoding hemerythrin domain-containing protein has protein sequence MELSAAGVLEAEHRYIQKVVGVAALHADGIEAGETPDFGLLGEVLDFLRAYADECHHGKEEALFFPALERNGVPPGGCPLGALKHEHVAGRALVADLATAVTDRRAGAEVPVATVLTCLKGLIELYPNHIWKEDYLLFPMAGKVLTDQDELALADEFAKADEAFGLVKRRRFEEWADAVSDRALAA, from the coding sequence TTGGAACTTAGTGCTGCCGGTGTGCTCGAAGCGGAGCATCGCTACATACAGAAGGTTGTCGGAGTCGCCGCCCTGCACGCGGACGGCATCGAGGCCGGAGAAACACCCGACTTTGGGTTGTTGGGCGAGGTCCTGGATTTCCTGCGCGCGTACGCCGACGAATGCCATCATGGCAAGGAAGAGGCGCTCTTTTTCCCCGCTCTGGAACGCAATGGCGTGCCTCCGGGCGGGTGTCCTCTCGGTGCGCTCAAGCACGAACACGTCGCGGGACGGGCCCTGGTCGCCGATCTCGCGACTGCCGTTACGGACCGCCGGGCGGGCGCCGAAGTCCCGGTGGCGACGGTTCTGACATGCCTGAAAGGCCTGATCGAGCTTTACCCGAACCACATCTGGAAGGAAGACTACCTCCTGTTCCCGATGGCGGGGAAGGTCCTCACAGACCAGGACGAGTTGGCACTGGCCGATGAGTTCGCTAAGGCTGACGAAGCGTTCGGCCTCGTGAAACGCCGCCGGTTCGAGGAATGGGCGGACGCGGTGTCGGACAGGGCGCTCGCGGCGTAG
- a CDS encoding LamG-like jellyroll fold domain-containing protein: protein MKISALVLSLAIGIGTAARSAEPIQPIDVFQSAVAVWQMGGTKDAAGKNELKPVGAVTLGDRLTGKDRADSLATGGDGVVAEFDGGYLDAGQGTDGMLNLTGSALTVAIRLRNPSGVWGQPLFSKHGGHDHLVYNLFSLANEIGFELGTRDKPGMTQVVAPTAKIGPKDWHTVICRYDGASLQMFVDGVLMDEADVAGPLRTGNTEPVLIGAESNGGAIKSGWKGQIDYVALWDRALSVPEIERLSGTPAQIARHRLQYKETRLLAPPADLYQEKYRPQFHFTARQWTVRQLNPGQREEGWLNDVNGLIYLNGQYHLFAQRWAKCWIHAVSKDLIHWTEVQPAFWDDHRFGTGVQSGGCVYDRENTSGLSSDKKHPPLIAFWSGFDNISQCISYSLDEGKTWTKYAKNPIFLHRERDPKVFWYAPGNKWVMVMSGDGRYYLLESTNLLDWKELPASIPDSFECPDLFQLPLDGDLNRMKWVLVRGNGFYSVGGFDGTTFSPETGQLPCDQGPNFYATQSWGDITGAPGRRVQIAWMRDGKYPDMPFNQQMTFPCDMTLHSTADGLRVYRKPAPEIAKLHGKPRVFEASTLAAGATLPLNVPGDLFHIVAQVEIPAGTTLTFHVRGAAVNVTDRTVACKSTPAQAAGAIKTVEILVDRTSIETFVNEGEVSVSACFLPSDDRLSVESAGGPATIRSLEVIPLRSIWKSGRK, encoded by the coding sequence ATGAAGATATCCGCGCTGGTTCTATCGCTTGCCATCGGCATTGGGACCGCCGCAAGGTCGGCCGAGCCGATTCAACCCATAGACGTCTTTCAGTCCGCCGTCGCCGTATGGCAGATGGGCGGTACCAAGGACGCCGCCGGAAAGAACGAATTGAAGCCCGTCGGCGCCGTGACTCTTGGCGACCGCCTGACAGGGAAAGACCGTGCCGATTCGCTGGCCACCGGCGGCGACGGCGTGGTGGCGGAATTTGACGGAGGGTATCTGGACGCCGGGCAGGGAACCGACGGGATGCTGAACCTGACAGGCTCAGCCCTGACCGTCGCCATACGATTGCGCAACCCTTCGGGCGTCTGGGGCCAGCCTCTGTTCAGCAAGCATGGCGGCCACGATCACCTGGTCTACAATCTCTTCTCGCTGGCGAATGAAATCGGGTTCGAGTTAGGGACAAGGGACAAACCGGGGATGACGCAGGTCGTCGCGCCGACCGCAAAGATCGGTCCGAAAGACTGGCACACGGTTATCTGTCGGTACGACGGCGCATCGCTCCAGATGTTTGTCGACGGCGTGTTGATGGATGAGGCGGACGTGGCGGGACCTCTACGGACCGGCAACACGGAGCCCGTACTTATCGGCGCGGAATCGAATGGGGGCGCGATCAAGTCCGGCTGGAAGGGGCAGATTGACTACGTTGCGCTCTGGGATCGTGCGCTTTCGGTTCCTGAGATCGAGCGTCTCAGCGGCACACCCGCGCAGATTGCGCGTCACCGGTTACAGTATAAGGAGACAAGATTGCTCGCACCACCGGCGGATCTTTATCAGGAGAAATATCGCCCGCAGTTCCACTTCACCGCGCGTCAGTGGACCGTGCGCCAGCTCAACCCCGGCCAACGGGAAGAGGGCTGGCTCAACGATGTCAACGGTCTCATCTACCTGAACGGCCAGTACCACCTTTTCGCGCAGCGGTGGGCAAAGTGCTGGATCCACGCGGTGAGCAAGGACCTGATCCACTGGACCGAGGTTCAGCCGGCGTTCTGGGACGACCATCGTTTCGGGACCGGCGTCCAGTCCGGCGGGTGCGTGTACGACCGGGAAAATACGTCGGGCCTCTCCAGCGACAAGAAGCACCCCCCGTTGATCGCGTTCTGGTCGGGGTTCGACAACATCAGCCAGTGTATCTCGTACAGCCTGGATGAGGGGAAAACCTGGACCAAATACGCGAAGAACCCCATCTTCCTGCACCGCGAGCGCGATCCGAAGGTGTTCTGGTACGCGCCTGGGAATAAGTGGGTCATGGTGATGTCCGGAGATGGGCGCTACTACCTCCTCGAATCGACAAACCTGCTGGACTGGAAAGAACTGCCGGCGTCCATTCCCGACAGCTTCGAGTGCCCGGACCTTTTCCAGCTTCCACTGGACGGCGATCTGAACAGGATGAAGTGGGTGCTGGTTCGCGGCAACGGCTTCTATTCCGTGGGCGGCTTCGACGGAACCACGTTTTCACCGGAGACCGGGCAACTGCCGTGCGACCAGGGACCCAACTTTTATGCCACGCAGTCGTGGGGCGATATCACCGGAGCCCCCGGCCGGCGGGTGCAAATCGCCTGGATGCGCGACGGCAAGTACCCGGACATGCCGTTCAACCAGCAGATGACGTTCCCGTGTGACATGACCCTTCACTCCACGGCCGATGGTTTGCGGGTCTATCGCAAGCCGGCCCCGGAAATCGCGAAGCTGCACGGCAAACCGCGTGTGTTTGAGGCTTCCACCCTGGCCGCCGGAGCCACGCTGCCGCTCAATGTGCCCGGCGATCTGTTCCATATCGTGGCGCAGGTCGAAATCCCCGCTGGGACAACCCTCACGTTTCATGTCCGTGGGGCGGCCGTCAATGTGACCGATCGCACGGTGGCCTGCAAATCGACCCCGGCGCAGGCGGCCGGCGCTATCAAAACGGTCGAGATTCTGGTGGACCGAACTTCCATCGAGACGTTTGTGAACGAGGGAGAGGTGTCCGTGTCGGCCTGCTTCCTGCCTTCCGACGATCGCTTGTCGGTGGAATCCGCAGGAGGCCCCGCGACCATACGGTCACTGGAGGTTATCCCGCTGCGGTCCATCTGGAAGAGCGGCCGAAAGTAG
- a CDS encoding SDR family oxidoreductase — translation MADEGLRLDLSGKIAIVTGGSGDLGRVMVRTLAACGADVAVHYHRNRQMAERLVEDVRSTGRRAIAVCADVTDREAVMAMCREVSAGLGAPDIVVNNAVAQYAWTSVLEQGAEDFEGQFRSSVLHNVFMAQAFIPGMIEKGGGGRVIGINSECAMQCFASQSAYAAGKRGMDGVLRVLAREVGSHGITVNQVAPGWTISDRNRDVSEADEGYISSVPLGRRGEAQEIANVVAFLASDLASFITGTYIPVCGGNVMPGI, via the coding sequence ATGGCGGACGAAGGGCTTCGGCTGGACCTGTCCGGCAAAATCGCGATCGTTACAGGCGGATCGGGCGACCTCGGTCGCGTGATGGTTCGCACACTTGCGGCGTGTGGCGCCGATGTTGCCGTCCACTACCATCGCAACCGGCAAATGGCCGAACGCCTCGTGGAGGATGTCCGGTCCACCGGGCGGCGTGCCATCGCGGTCTGCGCGGACGTTACTGACCGCGAAGCCGTGATGGCGATGTGCCGCGAGGTCTCGGCGGGCCTGGGCGCTCCCGATATTGTCGTGAACAACGCGGTTGCGCAGTACGCGTGGACGTCGGTCCTGGAACAGGGCGCTGAGGATTTCGAGGGGCAGTTCCGCTCCTCGGTGCTGCATAACGTCTTCATGGCCCAGGCGTTCATCCCGGGCATGATCGAGAAGGGCGGTGGCGGCCGCGTGATCGGGATCAACTCCGAGTGTGCGATGCAGTGCTTCGCCTCACAGTCGGCTTATGCGGCGGGCAAAAGGGGCATGGACGGCGTGCTGAGGGTTCTGGCGCGGGAAGTCGGGAGCCACGGCATCACCGTGAACCAGGTCGCACCGGGCTGGACGATCAGCGACCGGAACCGGGACGTGTCCGAGGCGGACGAGGGTTATATTTCGAGCGTGCCGCTGGGACGGCGCGGCGAGGCTCAGGAAATCGCCAACGTGGTGGCGTTCCTGGCGTCGGATCTGGCGAGCTTCATCACGGGCACTTATATCCCGGTCTGCGGCGGCAACGTCATGCCGGGAATTTGA
- a CDS encoding glycosyltransferase family 2 protein, with protein sequence MMDDGPRSDAFPASAGPSAVLLSILIPVFNEAATVAATIARVRSVELPIEREIVIVDDGSTDGTWPLLQSLAGPDLRLLRHPGNYGKGAALRTALDAARGDLCVVQDADLEYDPEDLPRLIAPILAGEADMVYGSRFLGSPKGMKPVFRLGNWVLAWTATFLFGRRVTDEATCYKAVRTGMLRAMELKCTGFEFCPEVTAKGLRRHLRFTEVPIRYEARGANEGKKLTWRHGAQAIWTLLKYRFVR encoded by the coding sequence ATGATGGACGATGGGCCCCGCTCCGACGCATTCCCCGCCTCCGCCGGACCGTCCGCGGTCCTTCTGTCCATTCTGATCCCGGTCTTCAATGAGGCGGCAACCGTCGCCGCCACTATCGCCCGTGTGCGCTCGGTTGAACTCCCGATCGAACGCGAGATCGTGATTGTGGATGACGGGAGCACCGACGGTACGTGGCCTCTCCTGCAGTCGCTGGCCGGCCCTGATCTGCGCCTTCTGAGGCACCCTGGCAACTACGGCAAAGGCGCCGCATTGCGAACGGCGCTGGACGCAGCCAGGGGCGATCTCTGCGTGGTACAGGATGCCGACCTCGAATACGATCCTGAGGACCTTCCGCGCCTCATCGCCCCCATACTGGCCGGAGAGGCCGACATGGTCTACGGTTCCCGTTTCCTGGGAAGCCCGAAGGGCATGAAACCGGTGTTCCGTCTCGGAAACTGGGTTCTCGCGTGGACGGCCACGTTCCTCTTCGGCCGCCGTGTGACGGACGAAGCGACCTGTTACAAGGCCGTTCGGACCGGCATGCTGCGCGCCATGGAACTGAAATGCACCGGCTTTGAGTTCTGCCCCGAGGTCACCGCCAAAGGTTTACGCCGCCACCTCCGGTTCACGGAGGTCCCGATCCGCTACGAGGCGCGTGGCGCCAACGAGGGCAAGAAGCTCACGTGGCGCCACGGCGCACAGGCTATCTGGACGCTGCTGAAGTACCGCTTCGTCCGCTGA
- the csaB gene encoding polysaccharide pyruvyl transferase CsaB — MRKRILLSGYYGFANAGDEAVCAAVLQVLHTHGGDPEVTVLSQNPSETSRIHKVAAVQRNKILDVLPNVDALIQGGGSLLQDATSASSVFYYLWVIVAARIIRRPVFLYAQGIGPLRRPAVRAAVRTVLNRTQGISVRDRGSKALLAEIGVNRPSIYLTADPVWALEPAPEERSERIWELQGMPVGERSVTLALRAWPAVPNMADLAARTATLLQERGFSPAFLPMHRPADEELAARAIALMPKPAPCLKGTYDPADMMALAGRAGILAGMRLHALIFAAAHSLPVVGIPYDPKVSSLLEEIGAPATPGPAQMTPDAIVEAVQSAWEQRVALGRKMGREAERLRDNALSTARLVRAFLDVA, encoded by the coding sequence ATGCGCAAACGCATCCTGCTGTCCGGTTACTACGGGTTCGCCAACGCAGGGGACGAAGCGGTCTGCGCCGCCGTTCTCCAGGTGCTGCATACCCACGGGGGCGACCCCGAGGTAACGGTTCTGTCCCAGAATCCGTCGGAGACGTCGCGTATCCACAAGGTGGCCGCGGTTCAGCGGAATAAGATCCTCGACGTACTCCCGAACGTGGATGCGCTCATCCAGGGCGGCGGCAGCCTCCTCCAAGACGCGACGAGCGCCTCATCCGTGTTCTACTACCTCTGGGTCATCGTGGCGGCGCGCATCATCCGGCGGCCCGTGTTCCTCTACGCGCAGGGCATTGGCCCGCTGCGGCGTCCCGCGGTGCGGGCCGCGGTGAGGACGGTGCTCAATCGCACGCAGGGCATCTCCGTCAGGGACAGGGGCAGCAAGGCGCTTCTCGCGGAGATCGGCGTGAACCGGCCGAGCATTTACCTGACAGCCGATCCTGTATGGGCTCTGGAACCGGCGCCTGAAGAGCGCTCGGAGCGCATCTGGGAGTTGCAGGGGATGCCGGTCGGGGAGCGCAGCGTGACGCTGGCGCTGCGGGCATGGCCCGCCGTGCCGAACATGGCCGACCTTGCCGCGCGCACGGCGACCCTGCTTCAGGAGCGGGGCTTCTCACCGGCCTTCCTGCCGATGCACCGGCCGGCGGACGAGGAGTTGGCCGCGCGGGCGATAGCGCTGATGCCGAAGCCGGCGCCATGCCTGAAGGGGACGTACGATCCGGCCGATATGATGGCGCTTGCCGGTCGCGCCGGCATCCTGGCCGGAATGCGGCTGCATGCGCTGATTTTCGCCGCCGCGCATAGCCTGCCCGTGGTCGGGATACCGTACGATCCCAAGGTATCTTCGCTTCTTGAAGAGATCGGCGCGCCCGCAACCCCCGGTCCGGCGCAAATGACCCCCGACGCGATCGTGGAGGCCGTGCAGTCCGCCTGGGAGCAGCGCGTAGCGCTTGGTCGCAAAATGGGACGCGAGGCCGAACGCCTTCGGGACAATGCCCTGAGCACGGCCCGCTTGGTGAGAGCGTTCCTGGACGTGGCGTGA
- a CDS encoding phytanoyl-CoA dioxygenase family protein → MPVQPESLPDLSDAYPLDDTDIVRYRRDGHVRLSGVLSPGDVAAYRPAILDAAMLYNSEKRPIQDRDTYGRAFLQIMNLWVKDQSVRRFTLARRFARIAAQLMGVDGVRVYHDQALFKEPGGGPTPWHQDQYYWPLDTEHTITMWVPLVPLKSGLEGMTFASESQHLGYLGEFEISDRSDAVFRKMIEEKKLKLSSAGEMQAGDATFHAGWTLHSAPGNPTDTMREVMTVIYFADGAHLTEPDNENRADDLFWWFPGLKAGDAASSKLNPVVYPSGT, encoded by the coding sequence ATGCCAGTTCAGCCGGAGTCCCTGCCGGACCTGTCCGACGCCTATCCTCTTGACGACACCGATATCGTCCGTTACCGCCGCGACGGCCACGTGCGCCTGTCCGGAGTTCTCTCGCCGGGGGACGTGGCCGCGTACCGTCCCGCCATACTCGATGCCGCGATGCTCTACAACAGCGAGAAGCGCCCCATTCAGGACCGCGATACCTACGGACGCGCGTTTCTGCAGATCATGAACCTCTGGGTGAAGGACCAGAGCGTCCGCCGCTTCACTCTCGCACGGAGGTTCGCCCGGATTGCCGCCCAGTTGATGGGCGTCGATGGCGTGCGCGTTTACCACGACCAGGCGCTCTTCAAAGAACCTGGGGGCGGCCCGACACCGTGGCATCAGGACCAGTATTACTGGCCGCTCGATACCGAGCACACGATCACGATGTGGGTGCCGCTGGTGCCGCTCAAATCAGGGTTGGAGGGGATGACATTTGCCTCGGAATCGCAGCACCTGGGCTATCTCGGCGAGTTCGAGATTTCCGATCGGTCCGATGCCGTTTTCCGCAAGATGATCGAGGAAAAGAAGCTGAAGCTGTCCTCCGCGGGCGAGATGCAGGCGGGCGACGCCACATTCCACGCCGGCTGGACGCTTCACTCGGCGCCCGGCAATCCCACGGACACGATGCGCGAAGTGATGACCGTCATCTACTTCGCGGATGGTGCGCACCTCACTGAACCGGACAACGAGAACCGCGCGGACGATCTCTTCTGGTGGTTCCCCGGCCTCAAAGCCGGCGATGCGGCCTCCAGCAAGCTGAACCCGGTCGTTTACCCGTCGGGAACCTGA
- a CDS encoding zinc ribbon domain-containing protein, whose product MATGIRESEELEITRVEKVLMLGLVVFLLIGALWALEHMDNLVPQPVLSRTAYQSEYYGYDGRWAGDRPRESGPPIEDAVGIPPVRARVEKLQHVVNVRRAQLDRANAVVREADRQYQFGREEFRTGIEAAQRTGAQEAAYRRARALYERAIAVRNAAKAALAKAEADLAGPQGQLTALEKKAGQIYSKRTHQRDIILFVLHFAFAGVCFWISWSLWRWGRNTQWRFLTILTALLTASVIQLIFLAFRYCWEIFQGLAQLGVALLGSVGCILAIVALKRYVFNPERLARSRLAGRCCPNCSTRFEPGQAYCWDCGRSLQETCEHCGVNRLRYAPHCGNCGK is encoded by the coding sequence ATGGCAACCGGAATTCGCGAGTCGGAAGAACTGGAGATCACGCGCGTAGAGAAGGTCCTGATGCTTGGCCTGGTTGTGTTCCTCCTGATCGGGGCGCTCTGGGCGCTGGAGCACATGGACAACCTCGTTCCACAACCGGTCCTGAGTCGGACAGCTTACCAAAGTGAGTACTACGGCTACGATGGTCGCTGGGCCGGCGATCGACCGCGTGAGTCGGGGCCGCCCATCGAGGACGCCGTGGGCATTCCGCCCGTTCGCGCGAGGGTTGAGAAACTCCAGCACGTCGTCAATGTGCGGCGGGCGCAACTGGATCGCGCCAACGCCGTGGTGCGGGAAGCTGACCGGCAATACCAGTTCGGGCGCGAGGAGTTCCGCACCGGCATCGAGGCAGCACAGCGCACGGGCGCTCAGGAGGCGGCGTATCGGCGAGCGAGGGCGTTGTATGAGCGAGCGATCGCGGTCCGGAACGCCGCAAAGGCAGCTCTCGCCAAGGCCGAAGCCGACCTGGCCGGGCCGCAAGGGCAGTTGACGGCGCTGGAAAAGAAGGCAGGCCAGATATACAGCAAACGGACGCACCAGCGCGATATCATCCTGTTCGTGCTGCATTTCGCTTTCGCCGGGGTATGCTTCTGGATTTCGTGGTCACTCTGGCGGTGGGGGCGCAATACCCAGTGGCGGTTCCTGACGATCCTGACGGCGTTGTTGACCGCTTCGGTGATCCAACTCATCTTCCTGGCGTTCCGCTACTGCTGGGAGATATTCCAGGGGCTGGCGCAGTTGGGTGTGGCATTGCTGGGGTCCGTGGGCTGCATTCTCGCTATCGTAGCGCTGAAGCGTTACGTGTTCAATCCTGAGCGGCTCGCGAGGTCGCGGCTGGCGGGCCGGTGCTGTCCCAATTGCTCGACGCGGTTCGAACCGGGACAGGCATACTGCTGGGACTGCGGCCGCTCGCTGCAGGAGACCTGCGAACACTGCGGCGTCAATCGGCTGCGGTATGCCCCGCACTGCGGTAACTGCGGGAAGTAA
- a CDS encoding DUF5693 family protein, which produces MRLVLWLMVAVGTLAAMKTAAARWHAEAANRRVAIILDWDEMRLLSEETNTPLPDVLKRFRAQGAEGVAIGEQTLGELEGFQRVEVLPPRIGGAAPSEMVTRLKFSDDALRDRVLTVIKNKWGQEVDRGRTVTVHASWTELYSLTVGLPDDVVAAVKAAGLQPVPRVTNFLAPDQFGVQWALDSAKAEGAGIVIFGGDQVLGYPSLVKQTAEALTSNGLLFGQVEFGKQKGEEELARALNGSVVRVHSINPTEMARTTESDAVDRFLRAAEERNIRALYVRALPGAPWPAVESNVQYVRKIAEALRSHGLVTGSPHPYLEYGGSAVERAMMGMGVGAATLLALLYAWPAVGGTLALVLLLALLDVVLPFSGSGSKLVALQGALLMPVLAFLVLRASLDRRMAETESVMANSLLRSVLRAAPAFLCASSLSALGAVFVVGLLSSRLGSMKIVEFSGIKAQQGGAIVLIAAMFYLDISSRGGLRAARERVRRRVAEIWAQPLVLGGFIIFVVAMAALAMLLARSGNDPGVGVSGAELQFRALLEKLMGVRPRTKEFLIGHPALLLGIALMSMRRVRWGLPLLIVGAIGQVSIVNTFCHLHTPLQVSVLRVFNGLWTGFIVALLIAWISDRFRAPKAAA; this is translated from the coding sequence ATGCGCTTGGTATTGTGGCTGATGGTCGCGGTTGGCACGCTGGCGGCGATGAAAACCGCGGCGGCCCGCTGGCATGCCGAAGCGGCCAACCGTCGTGTGGCGATCATTCTGGACTGGGATGAGATGCGGCTCCTCTCCGAGGAGACGAACACCCCGCTGCCCGATGTGCTCAAACGGTTCCGGGCACAGGGTGCTGAAGGTGTTGCGATTGGCGAGCAGACCCTCGGCGAACTGGAGGGCTTTCAACGCGTCGAGGTTCTGCCTCCGCGTATCGGTGGCGCCGCCCCGTCCGAGATGGTTACGCGCCTGAAGTTTTCGGACGACGCGTTGCGGGACCGGGTGCTGACCGTTATCAAGAACAAATGGGGCCAGGAAGTGGACCGGGGCAGAACGGTAACCGTCCACGCATCCTGGACTGAACTCTATTCGCTGACCGTCGGCCTCCCGGACGACGTGGTTGCGGCCGTGAAGGCGGCCGGGCTTCAGCCAGTGCCGCGTGTGACCAATTTCCTCGCGCCCGATCAGTTCGGGGTACAATGGGCCCTGGATTCGGCGAAGGCCGAAGGCGCCGGAATCGTGATCTTCGGCGGAGACCAGGTGCTGGGCTATCCAAGCCTGGTGAAGCAGACGGCCGAAGCGTTGACCTCCAACGGCCTGCTGTTCGGCCAGGTGGAATTCGGCAAGCAAAAGGGTGAAGAGGAGCTGGCGCGAGCGCTGAACGGCAGCGTGGTCCGCGTCCACAGTATCAACCCCACCGAGATGGCGCGAACCACCGAGTCGGATGCGGTCGACCGCTTCCTGCGGGCGGCCGAGGAGCGGAACATCCGGGCGCTTTATGTGCGCGCACTGCCCGGTGCGCCGTGGCCGGCGGTGGAATCGAACGTCCAGTACGTCCGCAAGATCGCCGAAGCGCTCCGTTCCCACGGGTTGGTGACCGGCTCCCCGCATCCTTATCTGGAATATGGCGGCAGTGCGGTGGAGCGGGCCATGATGGGAATGGGCGTTGGCGCAGCGACCCTGCTCGCATTGCTCTATGCATGGCCGGCGGTCGGTGGCACACTTGCCCTCGTCCTGTTGCTCGCCCTCCTTGACGTCGTTCTGCCGTTCAGTGGCAGTGGCAGCAAGCTCGTGGCGCTTCAGGGCGCGCTGTTGATGCCGGTGCTGGCGTTCCTGGTGTTGCGCGCGTCTCTGGATCGGCGGATGGCGGAAACTGAGTCGGTGATGGCTAATTCGCTGCTCCGTTCCGTTCTCCGGGCGGCGCCGGCGTTCCTGTGCGCCTCGAGCCTGAGCGCGCTGGGCGCTGTGTTTGTGGTCGGATTGCTGTCCAGCCGGCTTGGCAGTATGAAGATCGTCGAGTTTTCGGGAATCAAGGCTCAGCAGGGCGGGGCGATCGTGCTGATCGCCGCGATGTTCTACCTCGATATTTCGTCCCGCGGCGGGTTGCGGGCCGCTCGGGAGCGGGTTCGACGGCGGGTCGCCGAAATCTGGGCGCAACCGCTTGTGCTTGGCGGGTTCATCATTTTCGTCGTCGCGATGGCCGCGCTCGCGATGCTGTTGGCCCGGAGCGGCAACGATCCGGGTGTGGGTGTGAGCGGGGCCGAACTGCAGTTTCGCGCGTTGCTCGAGAAACTGATGGGGGTGCGGCCGCGTACGAAGGAGTTCCTGATTGGCCACCCGGCCCTTCTGCTGGGGATCGCGCTAATGAGCATGCGCCGGGTCCGCTGGGGACTTCCGCTTCTGATCGTAGGCGCCATCGGCCAGGTCTCAATCGTGAACACGTTCTGCCACCTGCACACGCCCTTGCAAGTGTCTGTTCTCCGCGTATTCAACGGGCTGTGGACCGGCTTCATCGTGGCGCTCCTGATCGCCTGGATATCGGACCGCTTCCGCGCTCCCAAAGCCGCCGCCTGA
- a CDS encoding rhomboid family intramembrane serine protease, with protein sequence MIPLYDDNPRDSVPIVTIGLIVVNILVFLWQQGIGLGMYAYTMVPYVLTQGHSEMIRFDQTVVENPALHPAWLTIFTSMFMHGGFMHIAGNMLYLWVFGDNIEGALGKGKYLAFYLLVGLAATLAHIASNPASQVPTLGASGAIAGVMGGYILLFPTANVKCLVPWGFFSTLMDVPAWIVLGIWIAYQILLNSMGAAGHGGGGVAYMAHIGGFAAGALLIKVFGGRRPEPRRYGYRDW encoded by the coding sequence GTGATACCACTTTATGACGATAACCCCCGAGACTCTGTTCCCATTGTAACAATCGGCCTGATTGTGGTCAACATCCTCGTGTTCCTCTGGCAGCAAGGCATCGGGCTCGGGATGTACGCCTACACGATGGTGCCCTACGTTCTGACTCAGGGGCACAGTGAGATGATCCGGTTCGACCAGACTGTCGTCGAGAACCCGGCGCTGCATCCGGCTTGGCTGACGATTTTCACGAGCATGTTTATGCACGGCGGGTTCATGCACATTGCCGGCAACATGCTCTATCTGTGGGTCTTCGGCGACAACATCGAGGGGGCACTGGGCAAGGGGAAGTACCTGGCTTTCTATCTCCTCGTCGGCCTGGCCGCGACACTGGCCCACATCGCCAGCAACCCGGCTTCGCAGGTTCCGACCCTGGGCGCCTCAGGAGCCATCGCCGGGGTGATGGGCGGCTACATACTGCTCTTCCCGACGGCGAACGTGAAGTGTCTGGTGCCGTGGGGGTTCTTCTCCACATTGATGGACGTTCCGGCGTGGATCGTGCTGGGCATCTGGATCGCCTACCAGATTCTCCTCAACTCCATGGGGGCGGCCGGCCACGGTGGGGGCGGGGTTGCGTATATGGCGCATATCGGCGGATTTGCGGCGGGCGCTCTGTTGATCAAGGTCTTCGGAGGAAGAAGGCCCGAGCCGCGGCGATACGGTTATCGGGATTGGTAG